A genome region from Sphingomonas sp. BGYR3 includes the following:
- a CDS encoding DEAD/DEAH box helicase: MSFADLGLSDELLKAVSTAGYSEPTPIQAQAIPSVLMMRDLIAIAQTGTGKTASFVLPMIDILAQGRTRALMPRSLILEPTRELAAQVAENFEKYGKNHKLSMALLIGGVQMGDQVKALERGVDVLIATPGRLMDLFERGKILLTGCSMLVIDEADRMLDMGFIPDIETICSKLPVNRQTLLFSATMPPPIKKLADKFLSNPKTIEVARPATTNTNITQYIVQTSAMKKRDVLRGLLQSEDVQTGIVFCNRKTTVRELNKSLKRHGFRSGEIHGDMDQSSRIAELDRFKAGEINILVASDVAARGLDVKGVSHVFNFDAPWHPDDYVHRIGRTGRAGAKGTAYTFVTAEDAENIANIEKLTGQQIPRLDRTPATIADAPASGEADKPAEGDAPRRRRSRGKGSDAPAKAAAPEPAERPERAERAPRPAAPRRQEPAPRPERRDHRAAADDGPDDGWNGPFPAFLEVTLGR, encoded by the coding sequence ATGAGCTTTGCCGATCTCGGCCTCTCCGATGAACTTTTGAAGGCGGTGTCCACGGCCGGCTACAGCGAGCCGACGCCGATCCAGGCACAGGCCATTCCGTCCGTGCTGATGATGCGCGACCTGATCGCGATCGCGCAGACGGGCACGGGCAAGACCGCCAGTTTCGTGCTGCCGATGATCGACATTCTGGCGCAGGGCCGCACCCGCGCGCTGATGCCGCGCAGCCTGATCCTTGAACCGACACGTGAGCTTGCCGCTCAGGTGGCGGAAAACTTCGAGAAATACGGCAAGAACCACAAGCTTTCGATGGCCCTGCTGATCGGCGGCGTTCAGATGGGCGATCAGGTCAAGGCGCTGGAGCGCGGCGTCGATGTGCTGATCGCCACGCCGGGTCGCCTGATGGACCTGTTCGAACGCGGCAAGATCCTGCTGACCGGCTGTTCCATGCTCGTCATCGACGAGGCGGACCGGATGCTCGACATGGGCTTCATCCCGGACATCGAAACGATCTGTTCCAAGCTGCCGGTCAATCGCCAGACGCTGCTGTTTTCGGCAACGATGCCGCCGCCGATCAAGAAGCTGGCGGACAAGTTCCTGTCGAATCCCAAGACGATCGAGGTCGCTCGCCCGGCGACGACCAACACGAACATCACGCAATATATCGTGCAGACCAGCGCGATGAAGAAGCGCGACGTGCTGCGCGGCCTGCTCCAGTCGGAGGATGTGCAGACGGGCATCGTGTTCTGCAATCGCAAGACGACCGTCCGCGAACTGAACAAGAGCCTGAAGCGGCACGGGTTTCGATCCGGGGAAATCCATGGCGACATGGATCAATCTTCGCGAATCGCCGAACTGGACCGGTTCAAGGCGGGCGAGATCAACATTCTGGTCGCCAGCGACGTCGCGGCCCGCGGTCTGGACGTCAAGGGCGTGAGCCACGTGTTCAATTTCGATGCGCCCTGGCATCCGGACGATTATGTCCACCGCATCGGCCGCACCGGCCGGGCGGGCGCAAAGGGCACCGCCTATACCTTCGTCACGGCGGAGGATGCGGAAAACATCGCCAATATCGAAAAGCTGACGGGCCAGCAGATCCCGCGGCTCGACCGGACGCCGGCAACGATCGCCGATGCGCCCGCCAGCGGCGAGGCGGACAAGCCGGCCGAGGGCGACGCCCCACGCCGTCGCCGATCGCGCGGCAAGGGGTCGGATGCACCGGCAAAGGCAGCGGCTCCGGAACCGGCAGAGCGGCCAGAACGGGCAGAGCGTGCACCGCGTCCTGCGGCACCGCGCCGGCAGGAACCAGCCCCGCGCCCGGAACGGCGCGATCACCGCGCCGCCGCCGATGACGGCCCGGACGATGGCTGGAACGGCCCATTCCCCGCGTTTCTTGAGGTCACGCTCGGCCGCTGA
- a CDS encoding DUF1289 domain-containing protein — protein sequence MQADDDFADYVAPEGVMSPCTGICRLDPATGWCLGCGRTGQEIAAWRDAGDDERRAILNRLDQRMTVLAQAGSPAGPN from the coding sequence ATGCAAGCGGACGATGACTTTGCGGACTATGTGGCGCCAGAGGGGGTGATGAGCCCCTGCACGGGCATTTGCCGCCTTGATCCGGCAACCGGCTGGTGCCTTGGCTGCGGCCGGACCGGTCAGGAAATCGCCGCCTGGCGCGACGCCGGCGACGATGAACGCCGTGCGATCCTGAACCGGCTGGATCAGCGAATGACGGTGCTGGCGCAAGCGGGCTCGCCCGCCGGGCCGAACTGA
- a CDS encoding pirin family protein — translation MSDWTDFGADSAADSLIHQVIRPTSHDLGGFKVHRTLPSRPRTMVGPFIFFDQMGPARLPKGEGIDVRPHPHINLSTVTYLFGGAIDHRDSLGTFATIEPGAVNLMTAGRGIVHSERSPGAERAHGPELSGIQTWLALPDHLEETDPAFQHVPRAELPVLEDSGVRARIIMGTLWGRTAPTTTHAGTIYADILLGAGASVPIDADADERCIYVAMGDATLDGMTLEPQLLYVLRPGIAATLTSSRGGRVMLAGGEAFRTERHVWWNFVSSSRDRINEAKRAWKAGEFPTVPGDDKEYIPIPEVPKTVSYP, via the coding sequence ATGAGCGACTGGACCGATTTCGGAGCCGATTCGGCTGCCGACAGCCTGATTCATCAGGTCATCCGCCCGACCAGCCATGACCTTGGCGGGTTCAAGGTGCATCGCACCCTGCCCTCCCGTCCGCGGACGATGGTCGGCCCGTTCATCTTTTTCGACCAGATGGGCCCCGCCCGCCTGCCCAAGGGCGAGGGGATCGACGTGCGGCCGCATCCGCATATCAACCTGTCGACCGTCACCTATCTGTTCGGCGGGGCGATCGACCATCGCGATTCGCTCGGCACCTTTGCCACGATCGAGCCGGGTGCGGTCAACCTGATGACGGCGGGGCGCGGCATCGTCCATTCCGAACGCTCGCCCGGCGCGGAACGCGCGCATGGACCGGAGCTGTCCGGCATCCAGACCTGGCTCGCCCTGCCCGATCATCTGGAGGAGACGGATCCCGCGTTCCAGCATGTGCCGCGGGCCGAATTGCCGGTGCTGGAGGATTCGGGCGTGCGGGCGCGCATCATCATGGGCACGCTGTGGGGCCGGACCGCGCCGACCACGACCCATGCCGGCACCATCTATGCCGACATCCTGCTGGGCGCGGGGGCGAGCGTGCCGATCGATGCCGATGCGGACGAACGCTGCATCTATGTGGCGATGGGCGATGCGACGCTGGACGGCATGACGCTGGAGCCGCAACTGCTGTACGTGCTGCGCCCCGGCATCGCCGCCACGCTGACCAGCAGCCGCGGCGGCCGCGTGATGCTGGCGGGCGGCGAGGCCTTTCGCACCGAACGCCATGTCTGGTGGAACTTCGTCTCATCGAGCCGCGACCGGATCAACGAGGCCAAGCGCGCGTGGAAGGCCGGCGAGTTTCCGACCGTACCCGGCGATGACAAGGAATATATCCCCATCCCCGAAGTGCCCAAGACGGTCAGCTATCCGTGA
- a CDS encoding alpha/beta hydrolase, with product MSTGQHRIALATGVALDVWTAGDPAAPAMIFLHGFPESHRTWRHQMAEFARDHFVVAPDQRGYARSDKPADVAAYAPEHPVADLIALADHLGIGRFTLVGHDWGGAIAWMAALRHADRIERLIIANAPHPLIFQRTLFDDADQRAASQYITAFRNPGIEAHLDAIGLSAFFDTSFARHADPALLVGEKPAYLDEWSQPGAITAMLNWYRASAIQVPAIGEAPTRPAWLDGPFPPIAMPTLVIWGMKDSALLPCQLDGLDALVPQLSIARIEQAGHFVPWEAPAAVNTAIRGWLASA from the coding sequence GTGAGCACGGGGCAGCACCGGATCGCGCTTGCCACCGGCGTTGCACTGGATGTGTGGACGGCGGGCGATCCTGCCGCCCCCGCCATGATCTTTCTGCACGGCTTTCCCGAATCGCACCGCACCTGGCGGCATCAGATGGCCGAGTTTGCCCGCGACCATTTCGTCGTCGCGCCCGATCAGCGCGGCTATGCCCGATCGGACAAGCCGGCGGACGTCGCGGCCTATGCGCCGGAACATCCCGTTGCCGACCTGATCGCGCTGGCCGATCATCTGGGCATCGGCCGGTTCACCCTGGTGGGGCATGACTGGGGCGGCGCCATCGCCTGGATGGCCGCGCTGCGCCATGCCGACCGGATCGAACGGCTGATCATCGCCAACGCGCCGCACCCGCTGATCTTTCAGCGGACATTGTTCGACGATGCGGACCAGCGCGCCGCCAGCCAGTACATCACTGCGTTCCGCAATCCGGGGATCGAGGCGCATTTGGACGCGATTGGCCTGTCCGCCTTTTTCGACACCAGCTTTGCCCGGCACGCCGACCCCGCGCTGCTGGTCGGGGAAAAGCCGGCCTATCTCGACGAATGGTCGCAACCGGGCGCGATCACCGCCATGCTGAACTGGTATCGGGCCAGCGCGATCCAGGTGCCGGCAATCGGCGAGGCGCCCACGCGCCCCGCCTGGCTGGACGGCCCGTTCCCCCCGATCGCCATGCCGACCCTGGTCATCTGGGGCATGAAGGACAGCGCGCTGCTGCCCTGTCAGCTGGACGGTCTGGACGCACTGGTTCCGCAGCTCAGCATCGCGCGGATCGAACAGGCGGGCCATTTCGTGCCGTGGGAGGCGCCTGCCGCCGTCAACACCGCCATCCGGGGCTGGCTGGCCAGCGCCTGA
- a CDS encoding DUF2332 family protein: MTSGDGGEFQRQAAICRTMQSPFTASVLEAGARMLSRGPRTAQMIADWPGSRSEAAVALRFSAAMHALARRRANPALVALYHALDGDFDAVIGATLAAHDDWVAQWMQSPPQTNEVYRAGPIMAALLCAVARFSVPFELLELGSSAGLNLNLHRFAYDLGGVRAGNALSLLRIAPSWRGPPPPAAPVQVTQTRGVDRDPLDPLNEGTKERLRAYCWPDQTERMARLEAALAMAAVHPPRIDRGDAADWLEAQLALPQAEGTGRAVFHSIVLQYLDAAGRDRVARAMAAAGRAATAARPLAWISFEWDEGRSCVEIALTLWPDGTRRVLGTSHAHGAWVDWTG; encoded by the coding sequence ATGACAAGCGGCGATGGTGGCGAATTCCAGCGGCAGGCCGCGATCTGCCGCACGATGCAATCGCCCTTTACCGCATCGGTGCTGGAGGCGGGCGCGCGGATGCTGTCCCGGGGGCCGCGAACGGCACAGATGATCGCCGATTGGCCGGGCAGCCGAAGCGAGGCGGCGGTTGCGCTGCGCTTTTCAGCGGCCATGCACGCGCTTGCCCGCAGGCGGGCCAATCCGGCGCTGGTTGCGCTCTATCACGCACTGGACGGCGATTTCGATGCCGTGATCGGGGCGACGCTGGCGGCGCATGACGATTGGGTGGCACAATGGATGCAATCCCCGCCCCAGACGAACGAAGTGTATCGCGCAGGGCCGATCATGGCCGCGCTGTTGTGTGCAGTAGCGCGGTTTTCGGTGCCGTTCGAGCTGCTGGAACTGGGATCGAGCGCTGGCCTCAACCTCAATCTGCACCGCTTTGCCTATGATCTGGGCGGCGTTCGCGCCGGCAATGCGCTCAGCCTGCTTCGCATTGCGCCGTCATGGCGCGGGCCGCCGCCACCGGCCGCCCCAGTGCAGGTGACACAGACGCGCGGGGTGGATCGCGACCCGCTCGATCCGCTGAACGAGGGGACCAAGGAGCGGCTGCGCGCCTATTGCTGGCCCGATCAGACGGAACGGATGGCCCGGCTGGAGGCGGCGCTGGCGATGGCTGCCGTGCATCCGCCGCGCATCGACCGGGGCGATGCCGCCGACTGGCTTGAGGCGCAGCTTGCCCTGCCGCAGGCCGAAGGGACCGGCCGGGCGGTGTTTCATTCCATCGTCCTGCAATATCTGGACGCGGCGGGCCGGGATCGGGTGGCGCGGGCAATGGCCGCGGCCGGGCGGGCGGCAACGGCTGCGCGCCCGCTGGCCTGGATCAGTTTCGAATGGGACGAGGGGCGATCCTGTGTGGAAATCGCCCTGACATTGTGGCCGGATGGAACGCGGCGGGTGCTGGGGACCAGCCATGCCCATGGCGCGTGGGTCGACTGGACCGGCTGA
- the hisG gene encoding ATP phosphoribosyltransferase: protein MTQPLIIAVPKGRILDEALPVLRAVGIEPEAAFSDDGSRALRFATSDPAIDLIRVRAFDVATFVAHGAAQLGIVGSDVLMEFDYSELYAPVDLGIGHCRLSIAEPADLAATDDPRGWSHVRVATKYPGATRRHFEARGVQAECVKLNGAMELAPKLGLAPRIVDLVSSGRTLRENGLVEVEVIAEVSSRLIVNRAAFKTNPRVVPLIDAFRRVVSESRAA from the coding sequence ATGACCCAGCCATTGATCATCGCCGTGCCCAAGGGGCGCATTCTGGACGAGGCCCTGCCCGTGCTGCGCGCGGTCGGCATCGAACCGGAAGCTGCGTTCAGCGACGATGGCAGCCGGGCATTGCGCTTTGCCACCAGCGATCCTGCCATCGACCTGATCCGGGTGCGGGCGTTCGACGTCGCCACCTTTGTCGCGCATGGGGCCGCGCAACTGGGCATCGTCGGTTCGGACGTGCTGATGGAATTCGATTATTCGGAACTGTACGCGCCCGTCGACCTTGGCATCGGCCATTGCCGCCTGTCGATCGCAGAGCCAGCCGATCTGGCCGCGACCGATGATCCGCGCGGGTGGAGCCATGTGCGCGTGGCGACCAAATATCCCGGTGCGACCCGCCGGCATTTCGAGGCGCGCGGCGTTCAGGCCGAATGTGTGAAGCTGAATGGCGCGATGGAGCTGGCACCCAAGCTGGGTCTGGCACCGCGCATCGTCGACCTGGTGTCATCGGGCCGCACCTTGCGCGAGAACGGACTGGTCGAGGTTGAAGTGATTGCCGAAGTGTCGAGCCGCCTGATCGTCAATCGCGCCGCGTTCAAGACGAACCCGCGCGTCGTTCCCCTGATCGATGCGTTCCGCCGGGTGGTCAGCGAAAGCCGCGCGGCATGA